In Capra hircus breed San Clemente chromosome 26, ASM170441v1, whole genome shotgun sequence, the following are encoded in one genomic region:
- the MTG1 gene encoding mitochondrial ribosome-associated GTPase 1 isoform X1, translating to MRLSPRTLCAAARAAWRESFPLEGRDVARWFPGHMAKGLKKMQGSLRLVDCIIEVHDARIPLSGRNPLFQETLGLKPHLLVLNKMDLADLKEQQKIMQHLEREGLKHVVFTNCVKDENVKQVIPTVMELVGSSYRYHRGEVGGPGPAEGLPLLLGNPGPVLSPPRGPALGLSRWGGTPHPGGHAGGVGVRGRGLGGAQPLPLRLQHAEHCVMVTGVPNVGKSSLINSLRRQHLRKGKATRVGGEPGITRAVMSRIQVCERPLMFLLDTPGVLAPRIPSMETGLKLALCGTVLDHLVGEETLADYLLYTLNKHQLLGYVHHYGLGEACDDIASVLKRVAVKLRKTQKVKVLTGTGNVNVIQPDYPAAARDFLRAFRSGLLGPVMLDCDLLQGRSTEEEEP from the exons ATGAGGCTGTCTCCGCGGACTCTATGCGCCGCTGCGCGGGCTGCGTGGCGGGAGAGCTTCCCTCTGGAAGGTCGCGACGTGGCGCGCTGGTTTCCGGGCCACATGGCCAAGG GGCTGAAGAAGATGCAGGGCAGCCTGCGGCTGGTGGACTGCATAATCGAGGTCCATGACGCCCGG ATTCCACTGTCAGGCCGAAACCCTCTGTTTCAGGAAACCCTTGGGCTTAAGCCTCACTTGCTCGTCCTCAACAAAATGGACCTGGCAGATCTGAAGGAGCAGCAG AAAATTATGCAACACTTAGAAAGAGAAGGCCTGAAACATGTTGTTTTTACCAACTGTGTGAAGGACGAAAACGTCAAGCAG GTCATCCCGACGGTCATGGAGCTGGTTGGGAGCAGCTACCGCTATCACCGAGGAGAGGTTGGTGGGCCAGGACCGGCCGAGGGCCTGCCCCTTCTGCTGGGAAACCCAGGCCCAGTGCTGAGCCCACCCCGGGGCCCCGCCTTGGGTCTCAGCAGGTGGGGTGGGACGCCCCACCCCGGTGGGCAcgctgggggtgtgggggtgcgGGGGCGCGGGCTGGGTGGCGCCCAACCCCTGCCCTTGCGCTTGCAGCACGCAGAGCACTGCGTCATGGTGACTGGGGTCCCCAACGTGGGCAAGTCCTCGCTCATCAACTCCCTGCGGAGGCAGCACCTCAGGAAAG GAAAAGCCACCAGGGTGGGCGGAGAGCCTGGGATCACCAGAGCTGTGATGTCCAGGATTCAG GTGTGTGAGCGGCCGCTGATGTTCCTGCTCGACACCCCCGGGGTGCTGGCTCCTCGGATTCCAAGCATGGAGACAGGCCTGAAGCTGGCCCTGTGTG GAACTGTGCTGGACCACCTCGTGGGCGAGGAGACCCTGGCTGACTACCTTCTCTACACCCTCAACAAGCACCAGCTCTTGGG GTATGTGCACCACTACGGCCTGGGCGAGGCCTGTGACGACATCGCCAGTGTGCTGAAGCGGGTGGCTGTGAAGCTGAGGAAGACCCAGAAGGTGAAGGTGCTAACTGGCACGG GGAACGTGAACGTCATCCAGCCCGACTACCCTGCAGCCGCCCGAGACTTCCTGCGGGCCTTCCGCAGTGGGCTGCTGGGCCCCGTGATGCTGGACTGTGACCTCCTGCAGGGCCGCTCCACGGAGGAGGAGGAGCCGTGA
- the MTG1 gene encoding mitochondrial ribosome-associated GTPase 1 isoform X2 has protein sequence MQGSLRLVDCIIEVHDARIPLSGRNPLFQETLGLKPHLLVLNKMDLADLKEQQKIMQHLEREGLKHVVFTNCVKDENVKQVIPTVMELVGSSYRYHRGEVGGPGPAEGLPLLLGNPGPVLSPPRGPALGLSRWGGTPHPGGHAGGVGVRGRGLGGAQPLPLRLQHAEHCVMVTGVPNVGKSSLINSLRRQHLRKGKATRVGGEPGITRAVMSRIQVCERPLMFLLDTPGVLAPRIPSMETGLKLALCGTVLDHLVGEETLADYLLYTLNKHQLLGYVHHYGLGEACDDIASVLKRVAVKLRKTQKVKVLTGTGNVNVIQPDYPAAARDFLRAFRSGLLGPVMLDCDLLQGRSTEEEEP, from the exons ATGCAGGGCAGCCTGCGGCTGGTGGACTGCATAATCGAGGTCCATGACGCCCGG ATTCCACTGTCAGGCCGAAACCCTCTGTTTCAGGAAACCCTTGGGCTTAAGCCTCACTTGCTCGTCCTCAACAAAATGGACCTGGCAGATCTGAAGGAGCAGCAG AAAATTATGCAACACTTAGAAAGAGAAGGCCTGAAACATGTTGTTTTTACCAACTGTGTGAAGGACGAAAACGTCAAGCAG GTCATCCCGACGGTCATGGAGCTGGTTGGGAGCAGCTACCGCTATCACCGAGGAGAGGTTGGTGGGCCAGGACCGGCCGAGGGCCTGCCCCTTCTGCTGGGAAACCCAGGCCCAGTGCTGAGCCCACCCCGGGGCCCCGCCTTGGGTCTCAGCAGGTGGGGTGGGACGCCCCACCCCGGTGGGCAcgctgggggtgtgggggtgcgGGGGCGCGGGCTGGGTGGCGCCCAACCCCTGCCCTTGCGCTTGCAGCACGCAGAGCACTGCGTCATGGTGACTGGGGTCCCCAACGTGGGCAAGTCCTCGCTCATCAACTCCCTGCGGAGGCAGCACCTCAGGAAAG GAAAAGCCACCAGGGTGGGCGGAGAGCCTGGGATCACCAGAGCTGTGATGTCCAGGATTCAG GTGTGTGAGCGGCCGCTGATGTTCCTGCTCGACACCCCCGGGGTGCTGGCTCCTCGGATTCCAAGCATGGAGACAGGCCTGAAGCTGGCCCTGTGTG GAACTGTGCTGGACCACCTCGTGGGCGAGGAGACCCTGGCTGACTACCTTCTCTACACCCTCAACAAGCACCAGCTCTTGGG GTATGTGCACCACTACGGCCTGGGCGAGGCCTGTGACGACATCGCCAGTGTGCTGAAGCGGGTGGCTGTGAAGCTGAGGAAGACCCAGAAGGTGAAGGTGCTAACTGGCACGG GGAACGTGAACGTCATCCAGCCCGACTACCCTGCAGCCGCCCGAGACTTCCTGCGGGCCTTCCGCAGTGGGCTGCTGGGCCCCGTGATGCTGGACTGTGACCTCCTGCAGGGCCGCTCCACGGAGGAGGAGGAGCCGTGA
- the MTG1 gene encoding mitochondrial ribosome-associated GTPase 1 isoform X4 encodes MRLSPRTLCAAARAAWRESFPLEGRDVARWFPGHMAKGLKKMQGSLRLVDCIIEVHDARIPLSGRNPLFQETLGLKPHLLVLNKMDLADLKEQQKIMQHLEREGLKHVVFTNCVKDENVKQVIPTVMELVGSSYRYHRGEHAEHCVMVTGVPNVGKSSLINSLRRQHLRKGKATRVGGEPGITRAVMSRIQVCERPLMFLLDTPGVLAPRIPSMETGLKLALCGTVLDHLVGEETLADYLLYTLNKHQLLGYVHHYGLGEACDDIASVLKRVAVKLRKTQKVKVLTGTGNVNVIQPDYPAAARDFLRAFRSGLLGPVMLDCDLLQGRSTEEEEP; translated from the exons ATGAGGCTGTCTCCGCGGACTCTATGCGCCGCTGCGCGGGCTGCGTGGCGGGAGAGCTTCCCTCTGGAAGGTCGCGACGTGGCGCGCTGGTTTCCGGGCCACATGGCCAAGG GGCTGAAGAAGATGCAGGGCAGCCTGCGGCTGGTGGACTGCATAATCGAGGTCCATGACGCCCGG ATTCCACTGTCAGGCCGAAACCCTCTGTTTCAGGAAACCCTTGGGCTTAAGCCTCACTTGCTCGTCCTCAACAAAATGGACCTGGCAGATCTGAAGGAGCAGCAG AAAATTATGCAACACTTAGAAAGAGAAGGCCTGAAACATGTTGTTTTTACCAACTGTGTGAAGGACGAAAACGTCAAGCAG GTCATCCCGACGGTCATGGAGCTGGTTGGGAGCAGCTACCGCTATCACCGAGGAGAG CACGCAGAGCACTGCGTCATGGTGACTGGGGTCCCCAACGTGGGCAAGTCCTCGCTCATCAACTCCCTGCGGAGGCAGCACCTCAGGAAAG GAAAAGCCACCAGGGTGGGCGGAGAGCCTGGGATCACCAGAGCTGTGATGTCCAGGATTCAG GTGTGTGAGCGGCCGCTGATGTTCCTGCTCGACACCCCCGGGGTGCTGGCTCCTCGGATTCCAAGCATGGAGACAGGCCTGAAGCTGGCCCTGTGTG GAACTGTGCTGGACCACCTCGTGGGCGAGGAGACCCTGGCTGACTACCTTCTCTACACCCTCAACAAGCACCAGCTCTTGGG GTATGTGCACCACTACGGCCTGGGCGAGGCCTGTGACGACATCGCCAGTGTGCTGAAGCGGGTGGCTGTGAAGCTGAGGAAGACCCAGAAGGTGAAGGTGCTAACTGGCACGG GGAACGTGAACGTCATCCAGCCCGACTACCCTGCAGCCGCCCGAGACTTCCTGCGGGCCTTCCGCAGTGGGCTGCTGGGCCCCGTGATGCTGGACTGTGACCTCCTGCAGGGCCGCTCCACGGAGGAGGAGGAGCCGTGA
- the MTG1 gene encoding mitochondrial ribosome-associated GTPase 1 isoform X3, whose amino-acid sequence MWLVDCIIEVHDARIPLSGRNPLFQETLGLKPHLLVLNKMDLADLKEQQKIMQHLEREGLKHVVFTNCVKDENVKQVIPTVMELVGSSYRYHRGEVGGPGPAEGLPLLLGNPGPVLSPPRGPALGLSRWGGTPHPGGHAGGVGVRGRGLGGAQPLPLRLQHAEHCVMVTGVPNVGKSSLINSLRRQHLRKGKATRVGGEPGITRAVMSRIQVCERPLMFLLDTPGVLAPRIPSMETGLKLALCGTVLDHLVGEETLADYLLYTLNKHQLLGYVHHYGLGEACDDIASVLKRVAVKLRKTQKVKVLTGTGNVNVIQPDYPAAARDFLRAFRSGLLGPVMLDCDLLQGRSTEEEEP is encoded by the exons ATGTGGCTGGTGGACTGCATAATCGAGGTCCATGACGCCCGG ATTCCACTGTCAGGCCGAAACCCTCTGTTTCAGGAAACCCTTGGGCTTAAGCCTCACTTGCTCGTCCTCAACAAAATGGACCTGGCAGATCTGAAGGAGCAGCAG AAAATTATGCAACACTTAGAAAGAGAAGGCCTGAAACATGTTGTTTTTACCAACTGTGTGAAGGACGAAAACGTCAAGCAG GTCATCCCGACGGTCATGGAGCTGGTTGGGAGCAGCTACCGCTATCACCGAGGAGAGGTTGGTGGGCCAGGACCGGCCGAGGGCCTGCCCCTTCTGCTGGGAAACCCAGGCCCAGTGCTGAGCCCACCCCGGGGCCCCGCCTTGGGTCTCAGCAGGTGGGGTGGGACGCCCCACCCCGGTGGGCAcgctgggggtgtgggggtgcgGGGGCGCGGGCTGGGTGGCGCCCAACCCCTGCCCTTGCGCTTGCAGCACGCAGAGCACTGCGTCATGGTGACTGGGGTCCCCAACGTGGGCAAGTCCTCGCTCATCAACTCCCTGCGGAGGCAGCACCTCAGGAAAG GAAAAGCCACCAGGGTGGGCGGAGAGCCTGGGATCACCAGAGCTGTGATGTCCAGGATTCAG GTGTGTGAGCGGCCGCTGATGTTCCTGCTCGACACCCCCGGGGTGCTGGCTCCTCGGATTCCAAGCATGGAGACAGGCCTGAAGCTGGCCCTGTGTG GAACTGTGCTGGACCACCTCGTGGGCGAGGAGACCCTGGCTGACTACCTTCTCTACACCCTCAACAAGCACCAGCTCTTGGG GTATGTGCACCACTACGGCCTGGGCGAGGCCTGTGACGACATCGCCAGTGTGCTGAAGCGGGTGGCTGTGAAGCTGAGGAAGACCCAGAAGGTGAAGGTGCTAACTGGCACGG GGAACGTGAACGTCATCCAGCCCGACTACCCTGCAGCCGCCCGAGACTTCCTGCGGGCCTTCCGCAGTGGGCTGCTGGGCCCCGTGATGCTGGACTGTGACCTCCTGCAGGGCCGCTCCACGGAGGAGGAGGAGCCGTGA
- the MTG1 gene encoding mitochondrial ribosome-associated GTPase 1 isoform X5, whose product MPGYPSVVVTWSLRKIMQHLEREGLKHVVFTNCVKDENVKQVIPTVMELVGSSYRYHRGEVGGPGPAEGLPLLLGNPGPVLSPPRGPALGLSRWGGTPHPGGHAGGVGVRGRGLGGAQPLPLRLQHAEHCVMVTGVPNVGKSSLINSLRRQHLRKGKATRVGGEPGITRAVMSRIQVCERPLMFLLDTPGVLAPRIPSMETGLKLALCGTVLDHLVGEETLADYLLYTLNKHQLLGYVHHYGLGEACDDIASVLKRVAVKLRKTQKVKVLTGTGNVNVIQPDYPAAARDFLRAFRSGLLGPVMLDCDLLQGRSTEEEEP is encoded by the exons ATGCCCGGATATCCTTCAGTGGTGGTGACCTGGTCGCTTAGA AAAATTATGCAACACTTAGAAAGAGAAGGCCTGAAACATGTTGTTTTTACCAACTGTGTGAAGGACGAAAACGTCAAGCAG GTCATCCCGACGGTCATGGAGCTGGTTGGGAGCAGCTACCGCTATCACCGAGGAGAGGTTGGTGGGCCAGGACCGGCCGAGGGCCTGCCCCTTCTGCTGGGAAACCCAGGCCCAGTGCTGAGCCCACCCCGGGGCCCCGCCTTGGGTCTCAGCAGGTGGGGTGGGACGCCCCACCCCGGTGGGCAcgctgggggtgtgggggtgcgGGGGCGCGGGCTGGGTGGCGCCCAACCCCTGCCCTTGCGCTTGCAGCACGCAGAGCACTGCGTCATGGTGACTGGGGTCCCCAACGTGGGCAAGTCCTCGCTCATCAACTCCCTGCGGAGGCAGCACCTCAGGAAAG GAAAAGCCACCAGGGTGGGCGGAGAGCCTGGGATCACCAGAGCTGTGATGTCCAGGATTCAG GTGTGTGAGCGGCCGCTGATGTTCCTGCTCGACACCCCCGGGGTGCTGGCTCCTCGGATTCCAAGCATGGAGACAGGCCTGAAGCTGGCCCTGTGTG GAACTGTGCTGGACCACCTCGTGGGCGAGGAGACCCTGGCTGACTACCTTCTCTACACCCTCAACAAGCACCAGCTCTTGGG GTATGTGCACCACTACGGCCTGGGCGAGGCCTGTGACGACATCGCCAGTGTGCTGAAGCGGGTGGCTGTGAAGCTGAGGAAGACCCAGAAGGTGAAGGTGCTAACTGGCACGG GGAACGTGAACGTCATCCAGCCCGACTACCCTGCAGCCGCCCGAGACTTCCTGCGGGCCTTCCGCAGTGGGCTGCTGGGCCCCGTGATGCTGGACTGTGACCTCCTGCAGGGCCGCTCCACGGAGGAGGAGGAGCCGTGA
- the PAOX gene encoding peroxisomal N(1)-acetyl-spermine/spermidine oxidase isoform X1, translating into MQSGGRQAEAPGRGPRVLVVGGGIAGLGAAQRLCHHPAFSHLRVLEATARAGGRIRSEHSFGGVVEVGAHWIHGPSEGNPVFRLAAKYGLLGEKALSQENQLIETGGHVGLPSVSYASSGVSVSLELVAEMARLFHGLIDQTREFLQAAETAPPSVGEYLKEKIRQHMASWTEDEETKKLKLAILKNLFNVECCVSGTHSLDLVALAPFGEYTVLPGLDCTFPEGYQGLTDCIMASLPKDVMVFDKPVKTIHWNGSFQEASAPGETFPVLVECEDGDCFPAHHVVVTVPLGFLKKHLDTFFEPPLPTEKVEAIRKIGFGTNNKIFLEFKEPFWEPDCQHIQVVWEDTSPLEDAAPALHDAWFKKLIGFWVLPPFQASHVLCGFIAGLESEFMETLSDEDVLRSLTKVLRRVTGNPRLPAPRSVLRSCWHSTPYTRGSYSYVAVGSSGDDMDRLAQPLPSDGKGAQLQVLFAGEATHRAFYSTTHGALLSGWREADRLVTLWDPQAQWPEPRL; encoded by the exons ATGCAGTCGGGTGGTCGTCAGGCGGAGGCCCCGGGCCGCGGCCCGCGGGTGCTGGTGGTGGGCGGCGGCATCGCGGGGCTGGGGGCGGCGCAGAGGCTCTGCCACCACCCGGCCTTCTCACACCTTCGGGTTCTGGAGGCCACGGCCCGCGCCGGTGGCCGCATCCGCTCGGAGCACAGCTTCG GTGGCGTGGTGGAGGTGGGCGCCCACTGGATCCATGGGCCCTCCGAGGGCAACCCCGTCTTCCGGCTGGCTGCCAAATACGGGCTGCTCGGGGAGAAGGCCCTGTCCCAGGAGAACCAGCTGATCGAGACTGGGGGTCACGTGGGCCTGCCGTCTGTGTCTTATGCCAGCTCTGGGGTGAGTGTGAGCCTTGAGCTGGTGGCGGAGATGGCCAGGCTGTTCCACGGTCTCATCGACCAGACCAGGGAGTTCCTGCAGGCGGCTGAGACCGCCCCACCCAGTGTTGGGGAGTACCTCAAGGAGAAGATCCGCCAGCACATGGCCAGCTGGACAGAGGATGAGGAGACCAAAAAGCTCAAACTGGCCATCCTGAAGAACTTGTTCAACGTGGAGTGCTGTGTGAGCGGCACCCACAGCCTGGACCTGGTGGCCCTCGCGCCTTTCGGGGAGTACACTGTGCTGCCGGGCCTGGACTGCACCTTTCCTGA GGGCTACCAAGGACTCACAGACTGCATCATGGCCTCCTTGCCCAAGGACGTGATGGTTTTTGACAAACCCGTGAAGACCATTCACTGGAATGGGTCCTTCCAGGAAGCTTCTGCTCCTGGGGAGACTTTTCCTGTGCTGGTGGAATGTGAGGATGGAGACTGCTTCCCAGCCCATCACGTGGTCGTCACCGTGCCCTTAG gttttttaaagaaacatctgGACACCTTCTTTGAGCCACCACTGCCCACTGAGAAGGTGGAAGCGATCAGGAAAATAGGCTTTGGGACCAACAACAAAATCTTCCTGGAGTTTAAGGAGCCCTTCTGGGAGCCGGACTGCCAGCACATCCAGGTGGTGTGGGAGGACACGTCGCCCCTGGAGGACGCCGCCCCCGCGCTGCACGACGCCTGGTTCAAGAAGCTTATTGGCTTTTGGGTCCTGCCTCCCTTCCA GGCCAGCCACGTGCTCTGTGGCTTCATCGCGGGGCTTGAGTCCGAGTTCATGGAGACACTGTCGGACGAGGACGTGCTCAGGTCTCTGACGAAGGTGCTCCGCAGGGTGACAG GGAACCCCCGGCTCCCCGCGCCTAGGAGTGTGCTGCGGTCCTGCTGGCATAGCACCCCGTACACCCGGGGCTCCTACAGCTACGTGGCTGTGGGCAGCTCTGGGGACGACATGGACCGGCTGGCCCAGCCCCTCCCTTCAGACGGCAAGGGGGCGCAG CTCCAGGTGCTGTTCGCAGGGGAAGCCACACACCGGGCGTTTTACTCCACCACGCACGGGGCTCTGCTGTCTGGCTGGAGGGAGGCTGACCGGCTCGTGACGCTGTGGGACCCCCAGGCCCAGTGGCCCGAGCCCaggctctga
- the PAOX gene encoding peroxisomal N(1)-acetyl-spermine/spermidine oxidase isoform X2: protein MQSGGRQAEAPGRGPRVLVVGGGIAGLGAAQRLCHHPAFSHLRVLEATARAGGRIRSEHSFGGVVEVGAHWIHGPSEGNPVFRLAAKYGLLGEKALSQENQLIETGGHVGLPSVSYASSGVSVSLELVAEMARLFHGLIDQTREFLQAAETAPPSVGEYLKEKIRQHMASWTEDEETKKLKLAILKNLFNVECCVSGTHSLDLVALAPFGEYTVLPGLDCTFPEGYQGLTDCIMASLPKDVMVFDKPVKTIHWNGSFQEASAPGETFPVLVECEDGDCFPAHHVVVTVPLGFLKKHLDTFFEPPLPTEKVEAIRKIGFGTNNKIFLEFKEPFWEPDCQHIQVVWEDTSPLEDAAPALHDAWFKKLIGFWVLPPFQASHVLCGFIAGLESEFMETLSDEDVLRSLTKVLRRVTAPGAVRRGSHTPGVLLHHARGSAVWLEGG, encoded by the exons ATGCAGTCGGGTGGTCGTCAGGCGGAGGCCCCGGGCCGCGGCCCGCGGGTGCTGGTGGTGGGCGGCGGCATCGCGGGGCTGGGGGCGGCGCAGAGGCTCTGCCACCACCCGGCCTTCTCACACCTTCGGGTTCTGGAGGCCACGGCCCGCGCCGGTGGCCGCATCCGCTCGGAGCACAGCTTCG GTGGCGTGGTGGAGGTGGGCGCCCACTGGATCCATGGGCCCTCCGAGGGCAACCCCGTCTTCCGGCTGGCTGCCAAATACGGGCTGCTCGGGGAGAAGGCCCTGTCCCAGGAGAACCAGCTGATCGAGACTGGGGGTCACGTGGGCCTGCCGTCTGTGTCTTATGCCAGCTCTGGGGTGAGTGTGAGCCTTGAGCTGGTGGCGGAGATGGCCAGGCTGTTCCACGGTCTCATCGACCAGACCAGGGAGTTCCTGCAGGCGGCTGAGACCGCCCCACCCAGTGTTGGGGAGTACCTCAAGGAGAAGATCCGCCAGCACATGGCCAGCTGGACAGAGGATGAGGAGACCAAAAAGCTCAAACTGGCCATCCTGAAGAACTTGTTCAACGTGGAGTGCTGTGTGAGCGGCACCCACAGCCTGGACCTGGTGGCCCTCGCGCCTTTCGGGGAGTACACTGTGCTGCCGGGCCTGGACTGCACCTTTCCTGA GGGCTACCAAGGACTCACAGACTGCATCATGGCCTCCTTGCCCAAGGACGTGATGGTTTTTGACAAACCCGTGAAGACCATTCACTGGAATGGGTCCTTCCAGGAAGCTTCTGCTCCTGGGGAGACTTTTCCTGTGCTGGTGGAATGTGAGGATGGAGACTGCTTCCCAGCCCATCACGTGGTCGTCACCGTGCCCTTAG gttttttaaagaaacatctgGACACCTTCTTTGAGCCACCACTGCCCACTGAGAAGGTGGAAGCGATCAGGAAAATAGGCTTTGGGACCAACAACAAAATCTTCCTGGAGTTTAAGGAGCCCTTCTGGGAGCCGGACTGCCAGCACATCCAGGTGGTGTGGGAGGACACGTCGCCCCTGGAGGACGCCGCCCCCGCGCTGCACGACGCCTGGTTCAAGAAGCTTATTGGCTTTTGGGTCCTGCCTCCCTTCCA GGCCAGCCACGTGCTCTGTGGCTTCATCGCGGGGCTTGAGTCCGAGTTCATGGAGACACTGTCGGACGAGGACGTGCTCAGGTCTCTGACGAAGGTGCTCCGCAGGGTGACAG CTCCAGGTGCTGTTCGCAGGGGAAGCCACACACCGGGCGTTTTACTCCACCACGCACGGGGCTCTGCTGTCTGGCTGGAGGGAGGCTGA